The Fusarium graminearum PH-1 chromosome 2, whole genome shotgun sequence genome includes a region encoding these proteins:
- a CDS encoding ubiquitin-conjugating enzyme E2 6, with protein MASKAATKRLTREFKTISENPPPYIVAHPSECNILEWHYIITGPEDTPYHGGQYWGTLMFPPNYPFAPPAIRMHTPSGRFQPSTRLCLSISDFHPKSFNPAWEVSTILIGLLSFMTSEEMTTGSVSSTTAERKYLAARSRWWNSTGGGSNMKSNPANKGNVKAGDGGAKFRAEWPEVDVENWEWMTKHKVDPISGNRLDADNNGSCRPQLGISGTSGHQTQAVVDVVNQQRDASTGWIYRNKLLVAGAAIFFYVLVARIITGDA; from the exons ATGGCTAGCAAAGCCGCCACCAAGCGT TTGACACGCGAATTCAAAACCATTTCCGAGAACCCTCCTCCCTATATTGTTGCCCATCCATCCGAGTGTAACATCCTGGA ATGGCACTATATTATTACCGGCCCTGAGGACACACCGTATCATGGCGGCCAGTACTGGGGTACTCTCATGTTTCCCCCGAACTATCCCTTTGCCCCCCCCGCCATTCGCATGCACACACCCTCCGGTCGATTCCAGCCCTCCACGCGATTATGTCTCTCGATTTCCGATTTCCACCCAAAGTCTTTCAACCCGGCATGGGAAGTCTCGACCATTCTGATTGGACTACTCTCATTCATGACAAGTGAAGAGATGACAACAGGTTCTGTTTCCAGCACAACCGCCGAACGAAAATACCTTGCTGCTCGATCGCGTTGGTGGAACTCGACCGGCGGCGGCTCAAACATGAAGAGCAACCCAGCGAACAAGGGCAACGTCAaggctggagatggtggCGCCAAGTTCCGAGCAGAATGGCccgaggttgatgttgagaactGGGAGTGGATGACCAAGCACAAGGTTGACCCTATCTCGGGCAACCGACTAGACGCTGATAACAACGGATCTTGTCGACCACAGCTGGGCATTTCAGGGACCAGCGgacatcaaacacaagccgttgtcgatgttgtcaacCAACAAAGAGATGCGAGCACAGGATGGATATACCGCAACAAACTCCTTGTTGCCGGTGCGGCCATCTTCTTTTACGTTCTTGTCGCCAGGATTATCACCGGTGATGCGTAA